The following proteins come from a genomic window of Salvia hispanica cultivar TCC Black 2014 chromosome 4, UniMelb_Shisp_WGS_1.0, whole genome shotgun sequence:
- the LOC125219408 gene encoding O-fucosyltransferase 30-like: MDFGHRHGGGVAGKWKKRPTIFTAPLLLFTFTVIAIFISSKIFISPSLLPLSSDSRPPQCTHTPGDKYLWYAPHSGFSNQLSEFRNAILMAAILNRTLIVPPVLDHHAVALGSCPKFSVLDPNELRFRVWNQLIRDRRYVSMADIFHL; this comes from the exons ATGGATTTTGGACACCGTCATGGCGGCGGAGTTGCcggaaaatggaaaaagaggCCCACAATTTTCACCGCACCACTCCTCCTCTTCACCTTCACAGTAATCGCCATCTTCATATCCTCCAAAATCTTCATCTCTCCTTCTCTCCTTCCACTTTCCTCAGACTCACGCCCTCCCCAATGCACCCACACTCCGGGAGACAAGTACCTCTGGTATGCGCCCCACAGCGGCTTCAGCAACCAGCTCTCCGAGTTCAGGAACGCTATTTTGATGGCCGCCATTCTCAATCGCACGCTGATTGTGCCTCCTGTTCTCGATCACCACGCGGTCGCCCTCGGTAGTTGCCCCAAATTTAGTGTTTTGGATCCGAATGAATTGAGATTCAGAGTATGGAACCAGCTAATCCGTGATCGCAG GTACGTATCCATGGCGGATATCTTTCATCTCTAG
- the LOC125221933 gene encoding glycosyltransferase-like KOBITO 1: MAGLRQQPPSSSAAAKLLLLLTLLPLSLALFAFLLQWRGGGIDDPISRWSPDESHKFPGMDSSPLATVGHSSSNSPDCTSLFGHSSTASFPYFKDWKFNFHSDLKPKICVTTSTSAGLEQILPWMFYHKVIGVSTFFLFVEGKAASPQVSKVLESIAGVKVIYRTKELEDQQAKSRIWNETWLSSFFYKPCNYELFVKQSLNMEMAIVMARDAGMDWILHLDTDELIHPAGAREYSLRQLLLDVPKNVDMVVFPNYESSIERDDVKEPFTEVSMFKKNYDHLTKDTYFGMYKESTRGNPNYFLTYGNGKSAARIQDHLRPNGAHRWHNYMKTPNEIKLEEAAVLHYTYSKFSDLTSRRDRCGCKPTKDDVKRCFMLEFDRSAFIIASTATEEEMLNWYREHVVWTDRALNLKLLRKGILTRIYAPMTIIQGLRESGIFGSIIASAQGSLSKDNFLASIESSNSSRASSSIKLDSRKIGRDSVSKSAARKALDIDISSDESAVPPLSPPLIDEDAQKEE, from the exons ATGGCGGGTCTCCGGCAACAACCACcgtcctcctccgccgccgctaagctcctcctcctcctcaccCTCCTCCCCCTCTCCCTCGCCCTCTTCGCCTTCCTCCTCCAATGGCGCGGCGGCGGCATCGATGATCCCATTTCCCGATGGTCTCCCGACGAATCTCACAAGTTTCCCGGCATGGATTCCTCCCCTCTCGCCACCGTCGGCCATTCTTCCTCCAATTCTCCCGATTGCACCTCACTCTTCGGCCACTCCTCCACCGCCTCGTTTCCCTACTTTAAGGACTGGAAGTTCAATTTTCACTCCGATCTTAAGCCCaag ATATGTGTTACAACTAGTACATCTGCTGGATTGGAGCAGATTCTTCCATGGATGTTCTATCATAAAGTTATTGGGGTTTcaacttttttcctttttgttgaAGGGAAGGCTGCATCTCCTCAAGTGTCCAAAGTTCTTGAATCAATTGCG GGTGTGAAAGTGATATACAGAACCAAAGAGCTGGAAGATCAACAAGCTAAGAG CCGGATCTGGAATGAAACTTGGTTGTCAAGTTTCTTTTACAAGCCTTGCAACTATGAGCTTTTTGTGAAGCAATCCCTGAACATGGAAATGGCAATAGTTATGGCGAGG GATGCAGGCATGGACTGGATACTTCACCTCGATACTGATGAATTGATACATCCAGCTGGTGCTCGGGAATATTCTTTGAGACAACTGTTGCTAGATGTTCCTAAGAATGTTGACATGGTTGTCTTTCCCAACTAT GAGAGCAGCATTGAACGGGATGATGTCAAGGAACCTTTCACTGAG GTTTCAatgttcaagaaaaactacGACCACCTTACAAAAGACACGTACTTTGGCATGTATAAGGAATCAACCCGCGGGAACCCAAATTACTTTTTGACCTATGGAAATGGGAAATCTGCAGCTAGAATACAAGATCATCTTCGGCCTAATGGTGCGCACAGATGGCACAACTACATGAAAACTCCCAA TGAGATCAAATTGGAAGAAGCCGCTGTCTTACATTATACATATTCGAAGTTCTCCGACTTGACTTCCAGACGGGATAGGTGTGGTTGTAAGCCTACAAAGGATGACGTGAAGCGATGTTTTATGCTGGAATTTGATAGATCA GCTTTTATAATTGCTTCAACAGCAACTGAGGAGGAGATGCTAAACTG GTATCGTGAGCACGTTGTGTGGACTGATAGGGctctaaatttgaaattgttgaGAAAAGGAATCTTAACACGCATCTATGCTCCCATG ACGATCATCCAAGGGTTGAGAGAATCTGGCATCTTTGGATCCATCATTGCTTCTGCTCAAGGATCGTTATCAAAGGACAATTTCTTAGCTTCCATTGAGAGCAGTAATTCCTCTAGGGCTTCCTCATCCATAAAGCTCGACTCAAGAAAGATAGGCAGGGATAGTGTCTCTAAGTCAGCAGCTAGAAAAGCCCTAGACATAGACATCTCTTCCGATGAATCAGCTGTCCCACCATTGTCTCCCCCATTAATTGATGAAGATGCCCAGAAAGAAGAGTGA